In Procambarus clarkii isolate CNS0578487 chromosome 6, FALCON_Pclarkii_2.0, whole genome shotgun sequence, one DNA window encodes the following:
- the LOC138355770 gene encoding uncharacterized protein DKFZp434B061-like translates to MPPLVAPLVAPPRAAPRGAPRGATPVPPLVAPPVPPLVAPLVPPPVPPLVASLVPPLVPPLVAPPRAAPRGAPRAAPRGAPRAAPRAAPRAAPSGVPRAAPHAAPRAAPRAAPRAAPII, encoded by the coding sequence ATGCCGCCCCTCGTGGCGCCCCTCGTGGCGCCCCCCCGTGCCGCCCCTCGTGGCGCCCCTCGTGGCGCCACCCCCGTGCCGCCCCTCGTGGCGCCCCCCGTGCCGCCCCTCGTGGCGCCCCTCGTGCCGCCCCCCGTGCCGCCCCTCGTGGCGTCCCTCGTGCCGCCCCTCGTGCCGCCCCTCGTGGCGCCCCCCCGTGCCGCCCCTCGTGGCGCCCCCCGTGCCGCCCCTCGTGGCGCCCCTCGTGCCGCCCCTCGTGCCGCCCCCCGTGCCGCCCCTAGTGGCGTCCCTCGTGCCGCCCCTCATGCCGCCCCTCGTGCCGCCCCCCGTGCCGCCCCTCGCGCCGCCCCCATCATATAA